A genome region from Maridesulfovibrio salexigens DSM 2638 includes the following:
- a CDS encoding UbiD family decarboxylase produces MGYKNTKECLDALEAKGDLLRIDQEINPNIEAGVIQRRIFQAGGPALLFTNVKGCKFPMAANIFGTKERLHFIFRDTIETVERLMKLKMYPMEAIKKPWQYLGAPRTAYHTMPRKLSEGPVTANETTLAQLPQLKSWPMDGGAFVTLPQVYSESPENPGFAGSNIGMYRVQISGNEYNNTEVGLHYQIHRGIGHHHAQALKKGEQLKVNIVVGGAPSMSIAAVMPLPEGLAEIFFAGALGGHRIPMVMRPNGLPVPAEADFCICGTISNEQKPEGPFGDHIGYYSLTHDFPVLKVDKVYHRSDAIWPFTTVGRPPQEDTMFGDFIHELTSELVPSVFTGVHEVHAVDVAGVHPLLLAVGSERYVPYAEERQPQELLTNGMALLGNTQTALAKYLFIGAKEDMEHGENCHNIPVFFKHMLERANLKRDLHFITRTTIDTLDYSGMGFNEGSKLIFAAAGSKKRELGTELPKLPTLPDGFGEAKIFAPGIMILKGRKSETSRGEQDPQMEKLGEALRHTDGLEGFPMIVVVDDPDFTAMNWENFLWVTFTRSDPATDIYGAGAFTKAKHWGTKKSFIIDARMKTYQAPPLDPDPEVEKRVDALAASGGPLYGII; encoded by the coding sequence ATGGGATACAAAAACACCAAAGAATGCCTTGATGCACTTGAAGCCAAAGGCGATCTGCTACGCATAGATCAGGAAATTAACCCGAATATTGAAGCCGGGGTTATCCAAAGGCGTATATTTCAAGCGGGTGGCCCTGCCCTGCTCTTCACTAATGTGAAAGGCTGCAAATTTCCAATGGCCGCCAATATCTTCGGCACCAAAGAAAGATTGCATTTCATTTTCCGCGATACCATCGAAACCGTGGAACGGCTCATGAAGCTGAAAATGTATCCCATGGAAGCCATAAAAAAGCCGTGGCAATACCTCGGTGCACCGCGCACAGCATATCACACCATGCCGCGTAAACTTTCCGAAGGTCCGGTAACCGCCAACGAGACCACCCTTGCCCAGCTACCGCAGCTCAAATCATGGCCTATGGATGGGGGGGCATTTGTGACCCTGCCGCAGGTCTATTCCGAAAGCCCGGAAAACCCCGGATTCGCCGGTTCCAACATCGGCATGTACCGGGTGCAGATTTCAGGCAACGAATACAACAATACAGAAGTAGGCCTGCATTATCAGATTCACCGCGGCATAGGACATCATCATGCGCAGGCACTGAAAAAAGGTGAGCAACTTAAGGTAAATATTGTTGTAGGCGGAGCACCGTCCATGAGCATTGCCGCTGTTATGCCGCTTCCTGAAGGACTTGCGGAAATATTCTTTGCAGGAGCACTCGGCGGTCACCGCATCCCTATGGTCATGCGTCCTAACGGGCTGCCTGTCCCTGCTGAAGCGGACTTCTGCATCTGCGGAACCATCAGCAATGAACAAAAGCCTGAAGGCCCCTTTGGTGACCACATCGGCTACTACAGCCTGACTCACGATTTTCCAGTACTCAAAGTTGATAAAGTGTACCACCGCAGTGACGCCATCTGGCCTTTCACCACAGTAGGACGTCCGCCACAGGAAGATACCATGTTCGGTGACTTCATCCATGAACTGACATCTGAACTGGTGCCGTCAGTCTTTACCGGTGTACACGAAGTACATGCCGTGGACGTAGCCGGAGTACATCCGTTGCTGCTGGCAGTGGGCAGTGAGCGCTACGTACCCTACGCTGAAGAGCGCCAGCCACAGGAATTGCTGACAAATGGAATGGCCTTACTGGGCAATACCCAGACAGCCCTTGCAAAATACCTTTTCATCGGTGCCAAAGAAGACATGGAGCATGGCGAGAACTGCCACAACATCCCGGTTTTCTTTAAACACATGCTTGAACGCGCCAATCTTAAGCGCGACCTGCATTTCATCACCAGAACCACAATCGACACTCTCGATTACTCCGGCATGGGCTTCAATGAAGGTTCCAAACTGATCTTCGCCGCTGCCGGATCGAAGAAACGAGAACTGGGCACAGAACTCCCTAAACTGCCCACCCTGCCTGACGGCTTCGGTGAAGCTAAAATTTTCGCTCCCGGAATAATGATCCTCAAAGGCCGCAAAAGTGAGACGTCCAGAGGCGAACAGGATCCGCAGATGGAAAAACTCGGTGAAGCGCTCAGACACACCGACGGACTCGAAGGATTCCCCATGATCGTAGTTGTGGATGATCCTGATTTTACTGCCATGAACTGGGAAAACTTCCTCTGGGTAACATTCACACGCTCCGACCCGGCAACCGATATTTACGGAGCCGGAGCTTTTACCAAGGCCAAACATTGGGGAACAAAAAAATCTTTCATAATCGACGCCAGAATGAAAACATATCAGGCGCCTCCGCTTGATCCTGACCCGGAAGTGGAAAAACGGGTTGATGCGCTGGCTGCGTCCGGCGGACCGCTTTATGGAATAATTTAA
- a CDS encoding substrate-binding periplasmic protein — translation MRYIFGLAIFFVLFTSAAEAVKIRVGGTGYWSPYCYTSPEDPLTLKGFTVDFLKEVFSQPDDELQFLALPWKRCLVMLENNELDLVLDGSKDSPRLKKFLFSQEIYHLDNALFYLKSRFPDGPQIKSVEDIDKFSLGGVFGFNYKVYPFDVSMVQQGAKDIETMLKMLERRRFELAIGFEQIVCSRMRLKGIGGGDISYILMPNVKSLRFYIFGNHTLKTDKLIERINSALQEMKADGRLAKLKRKYGLQSSKKKILLLKR, via the coding sequence ATGCGTTATATTTTTGGGTTAGCAATATTTTTTGTCTTATTCACTTCAGCAGCGGAAGCGGTGAAAATCAGGGTTGGAGGAACTGGATACTGGTCTCCATATTGCTACACCAGCCCGGAAGATCCGTTAACGCTCAAAGGTTTTACTGTTGATTTTCTCAAAGAGGTCTTTAGCCAACCTGATGACGAACTCCAATTTTTGGCTCTTCCGTGGAAAAGATGTCTGGTAATGTTGGAAAACAATGAACTTGATCTTGTTCTGGATGGAAGCAAGGATTCCCCGCGACTTAAGAAGTTTTTATTTTCGCAGGAGATTTATCATTTAGATAATGCCCTATTTTATTTGAAGAGTAGATTTCCAGATGGACCGCAAATCAAATCTGTTGAAGATATTGATAAATTTTCATTGGGAGGAGTTTTTGGCTTTAATTACAAAGTTTATCCTTTTGATGTTTCAATGGTTCAGCAAGGAGCAAAAGACATTGAGACTATGCTAAAGATGCTTGAAAGGCGGAGGTTTGAACTTGCGATTGGATTTGAGCAGATAGTTTGTTCGCGTATGCGACTGAAAGGCATTGGTGGTGGGGATATTTCTTATATTCTTATGCCTAATGTTAAGTCTTTGCGTTTTTATATTTTTGGCAATCATACTTTGAAAACTGACAAGCTTATTGAAAGGATAAATTCTGCATTGCAAGAAATGAAGGCAGATGGTCGGCTTGCTAAGTTAAAACGCAAGTATGGATTGCAGAGTAGTAAGAAAAAAATATTGCTTTTGAAACGATAA
- a CDS encoding DJ-1/PfpI family protein gives MRKLQKGLTLLVVMMLVIGMAASSMAGTHGKKAIMIVAKSDFEQTEYKKTRAALDDAGVVCSIASTKVGTLKGNKGKRIESSMLLKDVNVADYDAVVFIGGNGIKKVWKNENAHKIAQEAVKQDKILAAICAAPGILGYAGVLEGKQATAHPKSGARKVMTKNGCNFQSEKVVVDGKIITANGPKAAGKFGKTIVEALN, from the coding sequence ATGAGGAAATTACAGAAGGGTCTGACACTGCTTGTTGTTATGATGCTTGTTATAGGCATGGCCGCGTCATCAATGGCTGGCACCCACGGCAAGAAGGCTATCATGATTGTTGCAAAATCAGACTTTGAACAGACAGAGTACAAAAAAACACGTGCAGCACTTGATGATGCAGGGGTTGTCTGTTCCATTGCCAGCACCAAGGTTGGCACGCTTAAGGGTAACAAAGGCAAGCGCATTGAATCGTCCATGCTGCTCAAAGATGTAAACGTTGCTGATTACGATGCAGTTGTCTTCATCGGCGGCAACGGCATTAAAAAAGTATGGAAAAATGAAAACGCCCACAAGATTGCGCAGGAAGCGGTAAAGCAGGATAAAATCCTAGCAGCTATTTGTGCTGCCCCCGGCATACTCGGATATGCCGGAGTTCTTGAAGGTAAACAGGCTACCGCCCACCCTAAAAGCGGTGCCCGCAAAGTCATGACCAAAAACGGCTGTAACTTCCAGAGCGAAAAAGTAGTTGTAGATGGTAAAATTATTACTGCAAACGGCCCCAAAGCAGCCGGAAAATTCGGTAAAACCATCGTGGAAGCTTTGAATTAA
- a CDS encoding calcium-binding EF-hand-containing protein encodes MRKFLSCSVVAFVLVLMSSFAFADGCPELRGTWVGLVKMITKDGNTKENKAVFIIKKQEGNLFSGEKAWFADDKDNLITEGFSGIIGADGVSLYFAEHEDGFTLGTLTGKENMSLYYLESGRKAKAIYYTMERIRFARAFVDIDKDGNKTIIRSEIVKVYPLNAERIMREADLNKDGTLSKKEWEEWKKKQ; translated from the coding sequence ATGAGAAAGTTTCTGAGTTGCAGCGTTGTTGCGTTTGTTCTGGTTCTGATGAGCTCCTTTGCCTTTGCTGACGGATGTCCTGAATTACGTGGTACATGGGTCGGTTTGGTCAAGATGATCACTAAAGACGGCAACACTAAAGAAAACAAAGCGGTTTTTATCATCAAAAAGCAAGAGGGTAATCTTTTCTCCGGTGAAAAAGCATGGTTCGCCGATGACAAGGATAATCTGATAACTGAAGGATTCAGCGGCATTATTGGAGCTGACGGTGTTAGCCTGTATTTTGCTGAACATGAAGATGGTTTTACTCTGGGGACTTTGACCGGAAAGGAAAATATGTCCCTTTATTACCTTGAGAGCGGACGTAAAGCTAAAGCCATTTATTACACGATGGAGAGAATCCGTTTTGCCAGAGCTTTTGTTGATATCGATAAAGATGGCAATAAAACCATTATCCGTTCTGAAATTGTGAAGGTTTATCCTCTTAATGCTGAACGAATTATGCGTGAAGCTGACTTGAATAAAGATGGAACGCTGAGCAAAAAAGAATGGGAAGAATGGAAAAAGAAGCAGTAA
- a CDS encoding amino acid ABC transporter ATP-binding protein encodes MIEIKNLHKSFGKLEVIKGIDLKVKSGEVVCIIGPSGSGKSTVLRCINKLEEPTSGTIIVDGHDIMAPSTNINEVRAEAGMVFQQFNLFPHMTILENVTLGPVKVRNMSKSDADELGLKLLDKVGLKDKARNYPEQLSGGQKQRVAIARSLALKPKVILFDEPTSALDPELVGEVLEVMQKLAKEGMTMIVVTHEMGFAKEVADRLIFIDQGIIQEEGDPVEVFANPKNPRLKDFLGKVVSHI; translated from the coding sequence ATGATTGAGATTAAGAACCTTCATAAAAGTTTCGGGAAGCTTGAAGTAATTAAAGGAATTGACCTTAAGGTTAAGTCCGGTGAAGTTGTCTGTATTATCGGGCCTTCCGGGTCCGGCAAATCCACAGTGCTGCGTTGTATCAACAAGCTTGAGGAACCTACTTCCGGTACTATTATTGTAGACGGCCATGACATTATGGCTCCTTCTACTAATATCAACGAAGTGCGTGCTGAAGCCGGCATGGTTTTCCAGCAGTTTAATCTTTTCCCGCATATGACTATCCTTGAAAACGTGACCCTCGGTCCTGTTAAGGTGCGTAATATGTCTAAGAGTGACGCTGATGAACTCGGCCTCAAGCTTCTGGATAAGGTTGGCCTCAAAGATAAGGCTCGTAATTATCCGGAGCAGCTCTCCGGCGGCCAGAAGCAGCGTGTAGCTATTGCCCGTTCTTTGGCTTTGAAGCCTAAAGTTATTCTTTTTGACGAGCCCACTTCCGCTCTTGACCCTGAATTGGTCGGAGAAGTTCTGGAAGTAATGCAGAAGCTTGCCAAGGAAGGTATGACCATGATCGTAGTTACCCATGAGATGGGGTTTGCAAAGGAAGTTGCAGACCGTCTCATTTTTATCGATCAGGGCATTATTCAGGAAGAAGGTGATCCTGTTGAGGTTTTCGCCAATCCCAAGAATCCCCGCCTTAAGGATTTTCTTGGTAAAGTTGTTTCTCATATATAA
- a CDS encoding amino acid ABC transporter permease yields the protein MAFAFDTSVFWDTFPMLMRGLKLTIEITVGGLFFGFLFGSAAGLMKLSRNFFTRKIAGVYVEAIRGTPMLVQAMFLYYGVPMAIGMRIPPMTAGIIIIAVNSGAYIAEIVRGAVQSINKGQFEAGRSIGLTNTQTMRFIIWPQALKRMIPPLGNQFIISLKDTSLLMVIGVGELMRTGQEITSVNFRAFEVYLAVACVYLVMTLSIAFAMRRIEKKLNTSRR from the coding sequence ATGGCATTCGCATTTGACACATCAGTTTTCTGGGACACTTTTCCCATGCTCATGCGTGGTCTCAAGCTTACAATTGAGATTACCGTCGGCGGTCTTTTCTTCGGATTTTTATTCGGAAGCGCAGCAGGCTTAATGAAGCTTTCCCGCAATTTTTTCACCAGAAAGATTGCCGGGGTTTACGTGGAAGCTATCAGGGGCACGCCCATGCTTGTTCAGGCCATGTTCCTTTATTACGGGGTTCCCATGGCAATCGGGATGCGCATTCCGCCCATGACCGCCGGGATTATTATCATCGCAGTCAATTCAGGTGCCTATATTGCCGAGATCGTTCGTGGCGCGGTCCAGTCCATCAATAAAGGGCAGTTTGAGGCAGGGCGTTCCATCGGCCTGACCAATACTCAGACCATGCGTTTTATTATTTGGCCTCAAGCCCTTAAGCGTATGATCCCACCACTTGGCAACCAGTTCATCATCAGCCTCAAAGATACCTCCCTGCTTATGGTTATCGGTGTAGGTGAGCTTATGAGAACCGGTCAGGAAATCACCTCGGTGAACTTTCGTGCCTTTGAGGTATACCTTGCTGTTGCTTGTGTTTACCTTGTTATGACCCTGTCCATCGCATTTGCAATGCGTCGCATTGAGAAAAAGTTGAATACTTCCCGGAGGTAG
- the glnH gene encoding glutamine ABC transporter substrate-binding protein GlnH, producing the protein MKKLLSIIVAALITATMVGTAFAGKLTVACDTSFPPFEFKDPATGKHTGFDVELWEAIAKKIGADYDLQPMDFNGIIPGLQSNQLDVGIAGITIKPERAKVVDFSDGYYNSGLLILVKKDENSVNGIEDLKGKIIATKLSTSSADFAKTAGAKEVKLYPNNDAMFMELMTGGADAVIFDSPVIADFMRKAGKGQVKVVGPLYNGQQYGIAFPKGSSLVAKVNAALKDLREDGTYRELYVKWFGTEPK; encoded by the coding sequence ATGAAAAAACTGCTTTCAATAATCGTTGCCGCTCTGATTACCGCTACCATGGTCGGAACTGCTTTCGCAGGTAAACTTACTGTTGCTTGTGACACCAGTTTCCCTCCTTTTGAGTTTAAAGATCCTGCTACCGGAAAGCACACCGGCTTTGACGTCGAGCTTTGGGAAGCTATCGCTAAAAAGATCGGCGCTGATTATGATCTGCAGCCCATGGATTTCAACGGCATCATTCCCGGTCTCCAGTCCAACCAGCTTGATGTAGGTATCGCAGGTATCACCATTAAGCCTGAGCGTGCTAAAGTTGTCGATTTTTCTGACGGTTACTACAATTCCGGTCTGCTCATCCTCGTTAAGAAAGACGAAAACTCTGTTAACGGTATTGAAGATCTTAAAGGTAAGATCATTGCTACCAAATTGAGCACCTCTTCCGCAGACTTCGCTAAAACTGCAGGCGCTAAAGAAGTTAAGCTTTACCCCAACAACGACGCTATGTTCATGGAACTCATGACCGGCGGTGCTGATGCGGTTATCTTTGACTCTCCTGTTATCGCAGACTTCATGCGTAAAGCCGGTAAAGGCCAGGTTAAAGTTGTTGGCCCCCTTTACAACGGTCAGCAGTACGGAATCGCTTTCCCCAAAGGAAGCAGCCTCGTAGCCAAAGTTAACGCAGCTCTCAAAGACCTGCGTGAAGACGGCACCTACCGTGAACTGTACGTAAAATGGTTCGGTACTGAGCCTAAATAA
- a CDS encoding glutamine synthetase III: MSSNTSRQGAITAVTNYSTPEASFSFADTKPTELFGCNVFNDNVMKDRLPKKVYKSLKKTIEDGAAIDPSIADTVANAMKEWAMEKGATHYTHVFYPLTGLTAEKHDSFISPDGSGNCIAEFEGKLLIQGEPDASSFPNGGLRATFEARGYTAWDVTSPAYILENPNGTFLCIPTAFISWKGEALDKKTPLLKATQVVNTSAQRILNIFGDKSGNRVASNAGPEQEYFLIDRNFFFARPDLMMSGRTLFGAKPAKGQELDDHYFGAVPRRVLSFMMDVEHELYKLGVPVKTRHNEVAPGQFEVAPVYEQSNIATDHNQMIMTTLKSVAKRHGMVCLLHEKPFAGINGSGKHVNYSLSCNGHGSLFDPGDNPHENAQFLIFCAAVIRAVHMHSKLLRAVVATASNDHRLGANEAPPAIMSIFLGEHLSEIFNKIQEGNSPTPTSTGFLKAGVDTLPPLPRDAGDRNRTSPFAFTGNRFEFRAVGSNLSIAGPQVALNTMMAESLDFIADEMEAFMGGDESKLNDAVNKVIKDIMDKHGQVVFNGDGYSEEWHKEAVEERGLPNLRTSADAIPELSSPETVEMFTKYGVFTKEELESRKEIYLEQYNQAIVTEAALVTKLAKTHILPGAVRYQKELAETCAAMKAIGVEFTTGTLEDLTAKLRGMQSANIELEKVMAAKPEGDVEEEAKYLCCTALPAMLEVRKYADQLEEVVADDLWCLPSYSEMLFIK; the protein is encoded by the coding sequence ATGAGTTCAAACACCTCCCGCCAGGGTGCGATCACAGCAGTGACCAACTACTCTACCCCTGAAGCTTCCTTCAGCTTTGCCGACACAAAACCCACCGAACTCTTCGGCTGCAATGTCTTCAACGACAACGTAATGAAGGATAGACTTCCCAAGAAAGTCTATAAATCCCTGAAAAAGACCATTGAAGACGGTGCTGCAATCGATCCTTCCATCGCTGATACTGTTGCAAATGCAATGAAAGAATGGGCCATGGAAAAAGGCGCTACTCATTACACTCACGTTTTCTACCCCCTGACCGGCCTGACCGCGGAAAAGCACGACAGCTTCATCTCCCCCGACGGCAGCGGCAACTGCATTGCCGAATTCGAAGGCAAACTGCTTATTCAGGGCGAACCCGATGCTTCAAGCTTCCCCAACGGCGGCCTGCGCGCTACCTTTGAAGCACGAGGTTACACTGCATGGGACGTAACCAGCCCAGCTTACATCCTCGAAAACCCAAACGGAACCTTCCTTTGCATCCCCACCGCATTCATTTCATGGAAAGGTGAAGCTCTCGACAAGAAAACACCTCTGCTGAAAGCAACTCAGGTGGTTAACACCTCCGCACAGCGCATTCTTAATATTTTCGGCGACAAATCCGGCAACCGCGTAGCCTCCAACGCCGGCCCCGAACAGGAATACTTCCTTATTGACCGCAACTTCTTCTTCGCGCGCCCAGACCTTATGATGTCCGGCAGAACCCTTTTCGGCGCCAAACCCGCAAAAGGACAGGAACTGGATGACCACTACTTCGGCGCAGTTCCCCGCCGCGTCCTCTCCTTTATGATGGACGTTGAACACGAGCTCTACAAGCTGGGAGTTCCGGTAAAAACCCGTCACAATGAAGTAGCTCCCGGACAGTTCGAAGTCGCTCCTGTCTACGAACAGTCCAACATTGCTACCGACCACAACCAGATGATCATGACCACTCTCAAGAGCGTGGCTAAACGTCATGGCATGGTCTGCCTGCTGCACGAAAAGCCTTTTGCAGGAATCAACGGCTCCGGTAAACACGTAAACTATTCCTTGAGCTGCAACGGACACGGCTCCCTCTTCGATCCGGGTGACAATCCCCATGAAAACGCACAGTTCCTTATTTTCTGTGCCGCAGTTATCCGCGCAGTACACATGCACAGCAAACTCCTGCGCGCAGTAGTTGCTACTGCTTCCAATGACCACCGTCTTGGAGCAAACGAAGCACCTCCGGCAATTATGTCCATCTTCCTCGGCGAACATCTCTCCGAAATCTTTAACAAGATTCAGGAAGGAAACTCCCCGACCCCGACCTCTACCGGTTTCCTCAAGGCTGGCGTAGACACTCTGCCTCCGCTGCCCAGAGATGCTGGTGACCGTAACCGTACCAGCCCGTTCGCGTTCACCGGTAACCGTTTTGAGTTCCGCGCAGTAGGTTCCAACCTCTCCATCGCAGGACCTCAGGTTGCACTGAACACCATGATGGCTGAATCCCTTGATTTCATCGCTGATGAAATGGAAGCTTTCATGGGCGGCGACGAGTCCAAACTCAATGATGCTGTAAACAAAGTCATCAAAGACATCATGGACAAACACGGTCAGGTTGTTTTCAACGGTGACGGCTACTCTGAAGAATGGCACAAGGAAGCAGTTGAAGAACGCGGTCTGCCTAACCTGCGCACTTCCGCAGACGCAATCCCCGAACTCTCTTCTCCTGAAACCGTAGAAATGTTCACCAAATACGGTGTATTCACCAAAGAAGAGCTGGAAAGCCGTAAAGAAATCTATCTTGAACAGTACAACCAGGCTATCGTCACCGAAGCAGCTCTGGTAACCAAGCTCGCTAAGACTCACATCCTTCCCGGCGCAGTTCGCTACCAGAAAGAACTGGCTGAAACCTGCGCAGCAATGAAAGCCATCGGTGTAGAGTTCACCACCGGAACTCTTGAAGACCTGACCGCCAAACTTCGCGGCATGCAGTCTGCCAACATCGAACTTGAAAAAGTCATGGCAGCCAAACCTGAAGGCGATGTTGAAGAAGAAGCAAAATACCTCTGCTGTACCGCTCTTCCCGCAATGCTGGAAGTCCGTAAATACGCAGACCAGCTCGAAGAAGTTGTAGCAGACGACCTCTGGTGCCTGCCCAGCTACTCTGAAATGCTGTTCATCAAATAA
- a CDS encoding methyl-accepting chemotaxis protein, whose product MTVRLYAFIVIIALLLGAALFFIHSPLAIIIISIAIVSLLVFGILITRRIISPIKMLIGEVERISSADYTPIPHHNFMAEIGVLSTAIEGLNNILNEKVGMSESMLGNIMTPMVVVDPAGNIRWINESIIKLIEEDGEPRKYIGQDFSTFFYGKKQETVSERCMEEKKQLFVKGQVDGRKGTTKYISVASSPIFDSRNNLLGGFTTIMDFTNIKLKEDFITAQNEKIAKGVTDATKISEQLAGTSDEISSEIHNSSKGIHDQRARTEEVATSMEQMNASILEVSRNSSDAARMARQTQETANDGSGLVENVIGVMDEVNMKAGNLKQEMGTLKTHSNGITTIMQVISDIADQTNLLALNAAIEAARAGEAGRGFSVVADEIRKLAENTMHATKEVGEYINAIQSSSQKSTSATEETLHSIQQATEMCGKADTALKQILDISKKTAGQVEGIATAAEQQSAASEEITSAIDMVNNIATQTSNSMDMVSGAVSELASLATDLDEFMNKMQTQEA is encoded by the coding sequence ATGACTGTACGCCTGTATGCCTTCATTGTAATAATTGCCCTTCTACTTGGAGCAGCACTATTCTTCATCCATAGTCCATTAGCTATCATCATTATTTCAATTGCAATTGTATCATTGCTCGTCTTCGGCATCCTTATAACACGCCGGATAATTTCGCCGATTAAAATGCTCATCGGTGAGGTAGAAAGAATTTCCAGTGCAGACTACACCCCCATCCCCCACCACAATTTCATGGCAGAAATCGGAGTTCTTTCAACTGCAATCGAAGGACTCAACAACATACTGAATGAAAAAGTAGGCATGAGCGAATCCATGCTCGGAAACATTATGACTCCTATGGTAGTGGTCGATCCTGCAGGCAACATCAGATGGATCAATGAAAGCATTATAAAATTAATTGAAGAGGATGGAGAGCCACGCAAATACATCGGTCAGGACTTCTCAACTTTCTTCTACGGCAAAAAGCAAGAAACGGTATCCGAAAGATGTATGGAAGAAAAAAAGCAACTCTTCGTCAAAGGACAAGTTGACGGACGTAAAGGCACAACAAAATATATATCTGTTGCCTCCTCACCAATTTTCGATTCCCGAAACAATCTGCTCGGCGGGTTTACCACCATCATGGACTTCACGAACATCAAGCTCAAAGAAGACTTCATCACTGCCCAGAATGAGAAAATTGCCAAGGGAGTGACAGATGCCACAAAAATATCCGAACAGCTTGCAGGAACTTCTGATGAAATAAGCTCTGAAATCCATAACTCAAGCAAGGGCATACATGACCAGCGAGCAAGAACAGAAGAAGTGGCAACTTCCATGGAACAAATGAATGCCTCCATCCTTGAAGTTTCCAGAAACTCCAGTGATGCGGCCCGTATGGCCCGCCAGACTCAGGAAACAGCCAACGACGGTTCCGGGCTTGTTGAAAATGTCATCGGGGTAATGGACGAAGTGAATATGAAAGCCGGAAATCTCAAACAGGAGATGGGCACCCTTAAAACCCACAGCAACGGCATCACCACCATTATGCAGGTCATATCCGACATTGCAGACCAGACCAACCTTCTTGCCCTAAACGCCGCCATTGAAGCAGCCAGAGCCGGGGAAGCAGGGAGAGGTTTTTCCGTTGTAGCCGATGAAATCAGAAAACTTGCTGAAAACACCATGCACGCAACCAAGGAAGTCGGCGAATACATAAATGCTATCCAAAGCAGTTCACAGAAAAGCACTTCTGCCACAGAAGAAACTCTGCACAGCATTCAGCAGGCCACAGAAATGTGCGGCAAAGCAGATACAGCGCTTAAACAGATTCTTGATATATCGAAAAAAACAGCAGGCCAAGTTGAGGGGATAGCAACAGCAGCAGAACAGCAGTCAGCCGCCAGTGAAGAAATTACAAGCGCAATTGATATGGTAAACAATATCGCAACGCAGACTTCAAATTCAATGGATATGGTTTCCGGTGCAGTTTCAGAACTTGCATCACTAGCAACAGACCTCGATGAATTCATGAACAAGATGCAAACTCAAGAAGCATAA
- a CDS encoding YgdI/YgdR family lipoprotein, with product MKHILVAGLLCVGMLVFAGCGSKHHTITKTDGSTAVSVGAPQYNKDSNTYTYENLGGQQTTIKREDVQQIEENKK from the coding sequence ATGAAACATATTTTAGTTGCGGGCTTATTGTGTGTTGGTATGTTGGTTTTTGCCGGATGCGGGTCAAAGCATCATACAATTACCAAGACAGATGGCTCTACTGCGGTAAGTGTGGGCGCACCGCAATATAATAAAGATTCCAATACCTATACCTATGAGAATCTTGGTGGCCAGCAGACAACAATCAAGCGCGAAGATGTGCAGCAGATTGAGGAAAATAAAAAATAG